From one Pseudactinotalea sp. HY158 genomic stretch:
- a CDS encoding sugar ABC transporter substrate-binding protein, with amino-acid sequence MHATDFKSRTVSRAAFLALTASAALALASCSSAAGGDPTGSGSDDAGGTDDVTLVLSLRDTSNPYHADMVSGAEMFAETVGKELQVLANDGDSQKQMSQIQTLVAGGGTIALAVEPQTSSDARPIVEAVANSGGYVVTLMNKTDQDWPTDVGDNWVSHISFDNVVSGYDIATAVFDEMGGSGNIIALRGILDTPTDQQRFEGLEKALKEYPDITLLDVQTADFDRTRGFDVTTTLLNKFSGQVDGIWSSNDDMALGAVEALTAAGLVGDVPIAGVDGTPEAIQLISDGDSGFVATVSPDAAWQGAASLAIAYKAAIGELDVAGMTDEERAFNAEQFLVTAENASDFQKSPTFADLKDDIDDPFARMVSPIQR; translated from the coding sequence ATGCACGCCACCGATTTCAAGTCCCGCACCGTCAGCCGAGCGGCATTCCTTGCACTGACAGCGAGCGCAGCCCTCGCCCTTGCTTCGTGCAGCAGCGCCGCAGGAGGCGACCCGACTGGTTCTGGAAGCGACGATGCCGGCGGCACGGACGACGTCACACTCGTCCTGTCGCTGCGAGACACCTCGAATCCGTACCACGCAGACATGGTCAGCGGAGCCGAGATGTTCGCCGAAACCGTCGGCAAGGAACTGCAAGTGCTGGCGAACGACGGCGATTCCCAAAAGCAGATGTCCCAGATTCAGACTCTCGTCGCGGGTGGCGGCACGATCGCCCTGGCGGTTGAGCCGCAGACGTCCTCGGACGCCCGCCCCATCGTCGAAGCGGTCGCCAATTCCGGCGGCTATGTCGTCACCCTCATGAACAAGACCGACCAGGACTGGCCGACGGACGTCGGCGACAACTGGGTCAGTCACATCTCCTTCGACAACGTCGTGTCCGGCTATGACATCGCGACTGCAGTCTTCGATGAGATGGGCGGCAGCGGCAACATCATCGCGCTGCGAGGCATCCTCGACACCCCCACCGATCAACAACGGTTCGAGGGGCTCGAGAAGGCCCTGAAAGAATATCCCGACATCACACTCCTCGACGTTCAGACTGCAGACTTCGACCGCACACGCGGCTTCGACGTGACGACCACCCTGCTCAACAAGTTCTCCGGACAGGTCGACGGAATCTGGTCCTCCAACGACGACATGGCACTCGGAGCCGTCGAGGCACTCACCGCGGCCGGCCTCGTCGGGGACGTTCCCATCGCCGGAGTCGACGGGACACCCGAGGCGATCCAACTCATCTCGGACGGCGACAGCGGCTTCGTCGCCACAGTGTCGCCGGATGCCGCATGGCAGGGCGCCGCGAGCCTTGCGATCGCCTACAAGGCGGCGATCGGCGAGCTCGATGTCGCCGGCATGACGGATGAAGAGCGTGCCTTCAACGCCGAGCAGTTCCTCGTCACCGCCGAGAACGCCTCCGACTTCCAGAAGTCGCCCACGTTCGCCGACCTGAAGGACGACATCGACGATCCGTTCGCCCGGATGGTGAGCCCGATCCAGCGCTGA
- a CDS encoding zinc-binding dehydrogenase codes for MRAAIIHGKGSLEIRELPTPVPAVGQVRLRVTHVGICGSDLHYYVDGANGAFQIREPLVPGHELSGTVDLDPSGRLGAGTPVTVHPATFGTTRPGIDDKPHLWPGGSYLGSASTWPHTQGAMADYLVVDAPMVRRLPDGLPAERAALAEPLAVALHGINQAGGVRGARVLVAGAGPIGLLAMGAALAEGAAEVTVTDVLPGPLRRAEALGATATLDVTTHEVPLEAFDVVLECSGAPASINAGLLAARRAAHYVQLGMVADRPSAINLAPAISKEVTMRGSFRFNDEIDDAIGLLAEDERLGQVVTHTFNLSRVVEAFDTAQDSEGSGKVLVDLRA; via the coding sequence ATGCGCGCCGCCATCATTCACGGCAAGGGGTCCCTCGAGATCCGCGAACTGCCGACTCCGGTACCCGCCGTCGGTCAGGTCCGACTGCGCGTCACCCATGTCGGGATCTGCGGATCCGACCTGCACTACTACGTCGACGGAGCAAACGGGGCGTTCCAGATACGAGAGCCGCTGGTTCCCGGCCACGAACTGTCGGGGACCGTGGACCTCGATCCGTCGGGGCGGCTCGGCGCGGGCACTCCCGTGACCGTCCACCCAGCGACCTTCGGCACAACCCGCCCGGGGATCGACGACAAGCCACACCTGTGGCCCGGCGGCTCCTATCTGGGTAGCGCCTCGACCTGGCCCCATACCCAGGGAGCGATGGCCGACTACCTCGTCGTCGATGCGCCGATGGTGCGGCGGCTCCCAGATGGTCTGCCGGCGGAGCGAGCCGCCCTGGCCGAGCCACTCGCGGTCGCCCTCCACGGCATCAACCAAGCCGGTGGTGTGCGGGGAGCACGAGTGCTCGTCGCCGGAGCTGGACCGATCGGGCTGCTGGCGATGGGAGCAGCCCTGGCCGAGGGGGCTGCCGAGGTGACGGTCACCGACGTGCTCCCGGGCCCGCTCCGGCGGGCCGAGGCTCTGGGCGCCACTGCCACTCTCGACGTCACGACGCACGAGGTTCCGCTCGAAGCCTTCGATGTCGTGCTGGAGTGCTCCGGCGCCCCGGCATCAATCAACGCGGGCCTCCTCGCCGCTCGCCGCGCTGCCCACTACGTCCAGCTCGGCATGGTCGCCGATCGGCCGTCCGCGATCAACCTCGCCCCCGCCATCTCCAAGGAAGTGACGATGCGGGGCTCGTTCCGATTCAACGACGAGATCGACGATGCCATCGGCCTGCTCGCCGAAGACGAACGACTCGGCCAGGTCGTCACGCACACGTTCAACCTTTCACGAGTCGTCGAGGCCTTCGACACCGCCCAAGATTCCGAAGGTTCGGGGAAGGTCCTCGTCGACCTCCGTGCCTGA
- a CDS encoding glucose 1-dehydrogenase: MSQFDISGRVALVTGSSRGLGLALAVGLAEAGASVVLHGRDSDTLAVASSLVTQTTGCSAPTVSFDVTDAQAAREAIANVIEQHGTPDILVNNAGIQRRAPFTDFDPSDWDDIIATNLSSAFYVSQPITRAMAQRGSGKVINIGSVQSLLGRQTIAPYTASKGGLAMLTKGMAADLARFNIQVNAISPGYFKTEMNAALVADDDFNAWVLARTPAQRWGLPEELVGTLVYLASDASRFVSGQNIFVDGGMTAVV; the protein is encoded by the coding sequence GTGTCTCAATTCGATATCTCTGGCCGGGTCGCCCTCGTGACCGGGTCATCTCGAGGCCTCGGCCTGGCCTTGGCCGTCGGGCTCGCCGAAGCGGGTGCGTCCGTCGTGCTCCACGGCCGGGACTCCGACACGCTCGCCGTGGCGAGCAGCCTCGTCACGCAGACGACCGGCTGCTCCGCGCCGACCGTGTCCTTCGACGTCACAGATGCTCAGGCTGCGCGCGAGGCGATCGCCAACGTCATCGAGCAGCACGGCACCCCGGACATCCTCGTGAACAACGCCGGCATCCAACGCCGCGCTCCATTCACGGACTTCGATCCGTCCGACTGGGATGACATCATCGCCACCAACCTGTCCAGTGCCTTCTACGTCTCGCAGCCGATCACCCGCGCGATGGCGCAGCGCGGCAGTGGCAAGGTCATCAACATCGGGTCGGTGCAGAGTCTGCTCGGGCGTCAGACAATCGCGCCGTACACGGCATCCAAGGGCGGCCTCGCGATGCTGACCAAGGGCATGGCCGCAGACCTTGCACGCTTCAACATCCAGGTCAATGCGATCTCGCCGGGATATTTCAAGACGGAGATGAACGCCGCCCTCGTGGCCGACGACGACTTCAACGCATGGGTCCTCGCCCGCACCCCGGCACAGCGATGGGGCCTTCCCGAGGAGTTGGTCGGCACGCTCGTCTACCTCGCCTCCGACGCGTCGCGCTTCGTCTCCGGGCAGAACATCTTCGTCGACGGCGGCATGACCGCCGTCGTCTAG
- a CDS encoding IclR family transcriptional regulator, whose amino-acid sequence MVRGDVLVERDLAPALTRGIRILEVLADASGRPVTLSDIARTLGAAKSSTSNLCGVLDAAGLIRRVEGGYALGHRTVEFGGAYLRTFNEVREFYDFCSASPALSREVVQIAMLDGSDVVYLARREGHAPLRLTATIGERFPSAPTAVGNVLLAALPDVEIEGLFQDPAAFPRRTGQSVRTLDDLKAKLAAVRERGYAVDENEVHPGISGIAVRVPPRSSAAPPLAIGCTFITAVTTDEQRAELVSELLDLKRLLENPMQPAYLE is encoded by the coding sequence ATGGTCAGAGGCGATGTGCTGGTGGAGCGCGACCTCGCGCCCGCGCTGACTCGTGGGATCCGGATACTGGAGGTGCTCGCGGACGCGTCCGGGCGGCCGGTCACTCTGAGCGACATCGCACGCACCCTCGGTGCCGCGAAGTCGTCCACGTCGAACCTGTGTGGCGTGCTCGACGCGGCGGGACTCATTCGACGCGTCGAAGGTGGGTACGCCCTGGGGCATCGGACGGTCGAGTTCGGCGGCGCCTACCTGCGAACGTTCAACGAGGTGCGCGAGTTCTACGACTTCTGTAGTGCCTCGCCCGCGCTCTCCAGGGAGGTCGTGCAGATTGCGATGCTCGACGGTTCAGACGTCGTCTATCTGGCGCGCCGCGAGGGGCATGCGCCACTGCGCCTGACGGCGACCATCGGGGAGCGGTTTCCCTCGGCGCCGACCGCGGTCGGGAACGTCCTCTTGGCGGCCCTCCCGGATGTCGAGATCGAAGGACTGTTCCAGGATCCGGCCGCGTTCCCTCGTCGTACGGGGCAGAGTGTGCGAACTCTCGACGATCTCAAGGCGAAGCTCGCCGCCGTCCGTGAGCGCGGCTACGCCGTGGACGAGAACGAGGTGCACCCCGGCATCTCCGGCATCGCCGTCCGAGTCCCGCCGCGCTCGAGTGCGGCGCCGCCGCTCGCGATCGGCTGCACGTTCATCACTGCGGTGACCACGGACGAGCAGCGCGCGGAACTGGTCAGTGAGCTGCTCGACCTCAAGCGACTCCTCGAGAATCCCATGCAGCCGGCGTATCTGGAGTGA
- a CDS encoding molybdopterin-binding protein, producing MTHYRISEAARLLGVSDDTVRRWIDGGRLASVPDESGRAAIEGAALAAWAQELARAPEASGRSSARNRFVGLVTSIRSDEVMAQVDLQCGPFRVVSLMSAEAVRDLGLEIGSLATAVVKATTVIVETPER from the coding sequence ATGACGCATTATCGGATCAGCGAGGCGGCGCGGCTGCTCGGGGTCTCCGACGACACCGTGCGCCGGTGGATCGACGGCGGCCGGCTCGCCTCCGTGCCCGACGAGTCCGGGCGGGCGGCGATCGAGGGCGCCGCGCTCGCCGCATGGGCCCAGGAGCTCGCGCGCGCCCCGGAGGCGAGCGGACGCTCGAGCGCTCGGAACCGGTTCGTCGGCCTCGTCACCTCGATCCGGTCCGACGAGGTGATGGCCCAGGTCGACCTCCAGTGCGGCCCCTTCCGCGTGGTCTCGCTCATGTCGGCCGAGGCGGTGCGCGATCTCGGGCTCGAGATCGGCTCCCTGGCCACCGCCGTCGTCAAGGCCACCACCGTGATCGTCGAGACCCCCGAGCGATGA
- the modA gene encoding molybdate ABC transporter substrate-binding protein yields the protein MRLVPPVLLAAALTLAACGGPGGSSGPGAAAEGPAPADTLTVFAAASLGAAFDDLLEAFGADHPDVTIEPATYDGSSTLVTQLIEGARADVLATADQATMATLLDSDLPTGDPVDFATNTLVIAVPAGNPHGVEDLPDLAGRTYAICAPEVPCGAAAGRLFAQRGFEADAVSLEQNVTAVARRVASGEVDAGLVYATDVADRAGELEAVVPAGDPIVNTYPILTLTSDPAARAFADYVLSDAGREILAEHGFGAP from the coding sequence ATGCGGCTGGTGCCCCCGGTGCTGCTGGCCGCCGCCCTGACCCTCGCCGCATGCGGCGGCCCCGGCGGATCCAGCGGCCCAGGCGCTGCCGCCGAGGGGCCCGCGCCGGCCGACACCCTGACCGTGTTCGCCGCCGCCTCCCTCGGGGCCGCCTTCGACGACCTCCTCGAGGCGTTCGGGGCCGACCACCCGGACGTGACGATCGAGCCCGCCACCTACGACGGCTCCTCCACGCTCGTGACCCAGCTCATCGAGGGGGCCCGGGCCGACGTCCTCGCCACGGCCGACCAGGCCACGATGGCCACGCTGCTCGACTCCGACCTGCCGACCGGCGACCCGGTCGACTTCGCCACGAACACCCTCGTGATCGCCGTGCCTGCGGGCAACCCCCACGGCGTCGAGGACCTGCCCGACCTCGCGGGCCGCACTTACGCGATCTGCGCCCCCGAGGTGCCGTGCGGCGCCGCCGCCGGGCGCCTGTTCGCCCAGCGCGGGTTCGAAGCGGACGCGGTGAGCCTCGAGCAGAACGTCACCGCGGTGGCCCGGCGGGTCGCCTCCGGCGAGGTGGACGCGGGGCTCGTGTACGCGACGGACGTCGCCGACCGCGCGGGCGAGCTCGAGGCCGTGGTCCCCGCCGGCGATCCGATCGTCAACACCTACCCGATCCTCACCCTGACGTCCGATCCCGCAGCACGCGCATTCGCCGACTACGTGCTCTCCGACGCCGGCCGGGAGATCCTGGCAGAGCACGGCTTCGGCGCGCCGTGA
- a CDS encoding ABC transporter ATP-binding protein → MPAGRTLAVVGANGAGKSTLLDLIGGTLTPDRGTIRVGARELSRGGGRPRVVPAEERRIGTLTQDALLFPHLSAVENIAFGPRARGIPARAARAEAADWLERVGLPGTDQRRPRELSGGQQQRVALARALATRPGLLLLDEPLAALDVATAPQIRLLLADEIRRTGVTAVVVTHDLLDAIVLADEVAVLAAGRIVESGPTLHVVERPRTPFAAALAGVNLLTDPATGDLLRIRPADLALHAEPGPGRWAARVLATEAAASGVRVRLIMDDGAHLAADVPAAAGAGYRPGGRVHLSVRGMDA, encoded by the coding sequence GTGCCCGCGGGGCGCACCCTGGCGGTCGTCGGCGCGAACGGCGCCGGCAAGTCCACCCTGCTCGACCTCATCGGCGGCACCCTCACCCCGGACCGGGGAACGATCCGCGTGGGTGCGCGCGAACTGAGCCGCGGGGGAGGGCGGCCCCGCGTCGTCCCGGCGGAGGAGCGCCGGATCGGCACGCTCACGCAGGACGCCCTGCTCTTCCCGCATCTGAGCGCGGTCGAGAACATCGCGTTCGGGCCGCGCGCGCGGGGCATCCCGGCCCGGGCGGCCCGGGCGGAGGCGGCCGACTGGCTCGAGCGCGTCGGCCTGCCCGGCACCGATCAGCGCCGCCCCCGGGAGCTCTCCGGAGGTCAGCAGCAGCGGGTGGCGCTCGCCCGGGCGCTGGCCACCCGCCCCGGGCTCCTCCTCCTCGACGAGCCGCTCGCCGCCCTCGATGTGGCCACGGCCCCGCAGATCCGACTCCTGCTCGCCGACGAGATCCGCCGCACCGGCGTCACCGCGGTCGTCGTCACCCACGACCTCCTCGATGCGATCGTGCTCGCCGACGAGGTCGCGGTGCTCGCGGCCGGGCGGATCGTCGAATCCGGCCCGACCCTGCACGTCGTCGAACGCCCCCGCACGCCGTTCGCGGCCGCGCTCGCCGGCGTCAACCTGCTCACCGATCCGGCCACCGGCGACCTCCTGCGGATCCGGCCGGCGGACCTCGCGCTGCACGCCGAACCCGGCCCCGGCCGATGGGCCGCGCGCGTGCTGGCCACCGAGGCGGCCGCGAGCGGGGTGCGGGTGCGGCTGATCATGGACGACGGGGCTCACCTCGCCGCGGACGTTCCGGCGGCCGCGGGGGCCGGCTACCGTCCGGGCGGCCGGGTGCACCTGTCGGTTCGGGGCATGGACGCCTGA
- a CDS encoding HAMP domain-containing sensor histidine kinase encodes MTVWRRLSLRARLSAITAVLVLIALGISSGAAIMLLRSSLVQQSDLQLRAATDPLTAAALSQWAPDPSLSAIRPTDYFFEFWDLQGSEIGRSYATTTGMAQPELPTLDRLLDLASENQYATVGSVSPSTTQWRIRAFPIYKKSDQELVAWGVVALPLTSVNRTIEAMTRTVLIVGAGVMVLTALVGSLVMERSLRALRRMDRTAQAVAAGDLSQRVEVHDPHTEVGRLASTFNTMVTNLEHSFAEQEASEARMRQFVSDASHELRTPLASIRGYGELYRMGAVPPEEVAATMGRMENEAARMGALVADLLALTRLDERQGLALAPVDLVTIAHDGVADLGALDPTRPAELKASEPVIVPADENKIRQVVMNLIGNTVQHTPPGTAVDVEVRWADDRTAMIRIVDHGPGISEDDSRRVFERFYRPDSARARTHGGSGLGLAIVATIIAAHGGRVFHEPTPGGGATMVVLLPTRPPGSGPAAPPPAAAHPE; translated from the coding sequence ATGACGGTCTGGCGACGCCTCTCGCTGCGGGCCCGGCTCTCGGCGATCACCGCGGTGCTCGTGCTCATCGCCCTCGGAATCTCCTCGGGTGCCGCGATCATGCTGCTGCGCAGCTCGCTCGTCCAGCAGTCCGACCTGCAACTGCGTGCCGCCACCGATCCGCTCACCGCGGCCGCCCTTTCCCAGTGGGCCCCGGACCCGAGCCTGAGCGCGATCCGTCCGACCGACTACTTCTTCGAGTTCTGGGACCTTCAGGGTTCGGAGATCGGCCGTTCCTACGCGACGACCACGGGAATGGCGCAGCCGGAGCTGCCGACCCTCGACCGCCTCCTCGACCTCGCCTCCGAGAACCAGTACGCCACGGTCGGCTCCGTCTCCCCATCGACCACTCAGTGGCGCATCCGCGCCTTCCCGATCTACAAGAAGTCGGATCAGGAACTGGTCGCGTGGGGCGTCGTCGCGCTGCCGCTCACGTCGGTCAACCGCACGATCGAGGCGATGACGCGCACGGTCCTCATCGTGGGCGCGGGGGTCATGGTGCTCACCGCACTGGTGGGCTCGCTCGTGATGGAGCGCTCGCTGCGCGCGCTGCGGCGGATGGACCGGACCGCCCAGGCGGTGGCCGCCGGGGACCTGAGCCAACGGGTCGAGGTGCACGATCCGCACACGGAGGTGGGCCGGCTCGCCAGCACCTTCAACACGATGGTGACCAACCTCGAGCACTCCTTCGCCGAGCAGGAGGCGAGCGAGGCGCGGATGCGCCAGTTCGTCTCCGACGCCTCGCACGAGCTGCGCACGCCGCTCGCCTCGATCCGGGGCTACGGGGAGCTGTACCGGATGGGCGCGGTGCCGCCGGAGGAGGTCGCGGCCACGATGGGCCGGATGGAGAACGAGGCCGCCCGGATGGGCGCGCTCGTGGCCGACCTCCTCGCCCTCACCCGGCTCGACGAGCGGCAGGGGCTCGCGCTGGCGCCGGTCGACCTCGTGACCATCGCCCACGACGGCGTGGCCGACCTCGGGGCCCTCGATCCCACCCGGCCGGCGGAGCTCAAGGCCTCCGAGCCCGTGATCGTGCCCGCCGACGAGAACAAGATCCGCCAGGTGGTGATGAACCTCATCGGCAACACCGTGCAGCACACTCCCCCGGGCACGGCCGTCGACGTCGAGGTGCGCTGGGCCGACGACCGCACCGCCATGATCCGGATCGTCGACCACGGCCCCGGCATCTCCGAGGACGACTCCCGGCGGGTGTTCGAACGGTTCTACCGGCCCGACTCCGCCCGCGCGCGCACCCACGGCGGTTCCGGGCTGGGCCTCGCGATCGTGGCCACGATCATCGCCGCCCACGGTGGCCGGGTCTTCCACGAACCCACCCCCGGCGGTGGGGCGACGATGGTCGTGCTCCTGCCGACCCGGCCGCCCGGAAGCGGTCCGGCGGCCCCGCCGCCGGCGGCGGCCCACCCGGAGTAG
- a CDS encoding response regulator transcription factor — protein MSEAKLLVVDDEPNIRELLAASLRFNGFEVDTAGDGQTALRRALESSPDLVVLDVMLPDMDGFTITRKLREQGKHMPVVFLTARDGTSDKVAGLTVGGDDYVTKPFSLDEVIARIRAVLRRARATAGEDDSVVRVGDLELDDDAHEVRRGGQLVELSPTEFTLLRYLMLNAGRVLSKSQILDHVWAYNWGGDGAIVESYISYLRRKIDAPFAPDSPPLIHTKRGVGYVLREQA, from the coding sequence ATGTCTGAGGCCAAGCTGCTCGTAGTGGACGACGAACCGAACATCCGCGAACTGCTCGCGGCATCGCTGCGGTTCAACGGATTCGAGGTCGACACCGCCGGCGACGGCCAGACGGCGCTGCGCCGCGCCCTCGAGTCGAGCCCCGACCTCGTGGTGCTCGACGTGATGCTCCCGGATATGGACGGCTTCACGATCACGCGCAAGCTGCGCGAGCAGGGCAAGCACATGCCGGTCGTGTTCCTCACCGCCCGGGACGGCACGTCCGACAAGGTCGCGGGCCTGACGGTCGGCGGCGACGACTACGTGACCAAGCCGTTCAGCCTCGACGAGGTGATCGCCCGCATCCGCGCCGTGCTGCGCCGGGCCCGGGCCACCGCCGGCGAGGACGATTCGGTCGTGCGCGTGGGCGACCTGGAGCTCGATGACGACGCCCACGAGGTGCGCCGCGGCGGGCAGCTCGTGGAGCTCTCCCCCACCGAGTTCACGCTGCTGCGCTACCTCATGCTCAACGCCGGCCGGGTGCTGAGCAAGTCCCAGATCCTCGACCACGTGTGGGCCTACAACTGGGGCGGCGACGGCGCGATCGTCGAGTCCTACATCTCCTACCTGCGTCGCAAGATCGATGCGCCCTTCGCCCCGGACTCCCCACCGCTCATCCACACCAAGCGCGGGGTGGGCTACGTCCTGCGCGAGCAGGCCTGA
- a CDS encoding NYN domain-containing protein: MSRPTYVLVDGENIDATLGMSVLGHRPAPEERPRWDRILEFAHRIWAQDVRGLFFLNASNGQMPMSFVQALLALDFHPIPLSGSKDESVVDIGIQRTLEALHDRPGDVLLVSHDGDFVPQVESLLGTDRRMGVVCFREFVSAKLSELTERGLRIYDLEDDVAAFNAPLPRVRIIPLASFDPARFLD, translated from the coding sequence ATGAGCCGGCCAACCTACGTCCTCGTCGACGGTGAGAACATCGATGCAACGCTCGGGATGAGCGTGCTGGGCCATCGCCCGGCGCCGGAGGAACGGCCCCGGTGGGACCGGATCCTCGAGTTCGCCCACCGGATCTGGGCGCAGGACGTGCGGGGGCTCTTCTTCCTCAACGCCTCGAACGGCCAGATGCCGATGTCGTTCGTGCAGGCCCTGCTCGCCCTCGACTTCCACCCCATCCCACTCTCGGGCAGCAAGGACGAGTCGGTCGTCGACATCGGCATCCAGCGCACCCTCGAGGCCCTGCACGATCGCCCGGGCGACGTCCTGCTCGTGAGCCACGACGGCGACTTCGTTCCCCAGGTGGAATCGCTGCTCGGCACGGACCGGCGCATGGGCGTGGTCTGCTTCCGCGAGTTCGTCTCGGCCAAGCTCTCGGAGCTGACCGAGCGCGGGCTGCGCATCTACGACCTCGAGGACGACGTCGCCGCGTTCAACGCGCCCCTTCCCCGTGTCCGCATCATCCCGCTCGCCTCCTTCGACCCGGCACGCTTCCTCGACTGA
- a CDS encoding type 1 glutamine amidotransferase: MFESTAIPTIVQLDASAPAALLTQTLPDARIIRFGEGEFLPPLTSISHLVVLGGESSAYDKALAPVAQLLTQAVDAGVPTLGICLGAQLLAVATGGAVEVDAPSGPENGIVEIRLRPDAAQDSVLGRVAERLGRDLPVVTMHADAITDLPPKATWLASSTQYPFQAFRIGSALGVQFHPEADAGTYAGWLERKTGADPSAARAEWAAHADSLTALLESLTAGLLATEPLHLAN, from the coding sequence GTGTTTGAATCGACTGCAATTCCCACGATCGTTCAGTTGGACGCGAGCGCGCCGGCGGCGCTGCTCACTCAGACCCTCCCGGATGCGCGGATCATCCGCTTCGGTGAGGGCGAGTTCCTGCCTCCGCTCACCTCGATCTCCCACCTGGTGGTCCTGGGCGGGGAGTCCTCCGCCTACGACAAGGCCCTCGCGCCCGTGGCCCAGCTGCTCACGCAGGCCGTCGACGCCGGCGTGCCCACCCTCGGGATCTGCCTCGGGGCGCAGCTGCTCGCCGTCGCCACCGGCGGCGCGGTCGAGGTGGACGCCCCGAGCGGCCCCGAGAACGGGATCGTCGAGATCCGCCTCCGCCCGGACGCCGCCCAGGACTCGGTGCTCGGGCGCGTGGCCGAGCGCCTCGGCCGCGACCTCCCGGTCGTGACCATGCACGCGGACGCGATCACCGACCTGCCCCCCAAGGCGACGTGGCTCGCGAGCTCGACCCAGTACCCGTTCCAGGCGTTCCGCATCGGCTCGGCGCTCGGCGTGCAGTTCCACCCCGAGGCCGACGCCGGCACGTACGCCGGCTGGCTCGAGCGCAAGACGGGCGCCGACCCGAGCGCCGCCCGCGCCGAGTGGGCCGCCCACGCCGACTCCCTCACCGCGCTCCTCGAGAGCCTCACGGCCGGCCTCCTGGCCACCGAGCCGCTCCACCTGGCGAACTGA